From the Alloalcanivorax dieselolei B5 genome, one window contains:
- a CDS encoding carboxymuconolactone decarboxylase family protein, with protein sequence MKARFDFYNASPDTMKAVFATQKVIDATGLEHRLVELVKLRASQINGCLFCMSMHAADARNRGIPNEVLDTLPGWHEAPWFSQRERAALAWTDHLTRLSDADHDDEALYRALADQFTEKECTDLTYVIGVINMLNRFGVGFRRAPD encoded by the coding sequence ATGAAAGCCCGCTTCGATTTCTACAACGCCTCACCGGACACCATGAAGGCGGTGTTCGCCACGCAAAAAGTCATCGATGCCACCGGTCTGGAACATCGTCTGGTGGAGCTGGTGAAACTGCGTGCCTCGCAGATCAACGGCTGTCTGTTTTGCATGTCCATGCACGCGGCGGATGCCCGCAACCGGGGTATTCCCAACGAAGTGCTGGATACCCTGCCGGGCTGGCACGAAGCACCCTGGTTCAGCCAGCGGGAAAGGGCCGCCCTGGCCTGGACCGACCACCTGACCCGCCTCAGCGACGCCGACCACGATGACGAGGCGCTTTACCGGGCGCTGGCGGATCAGTTCACCGAGAAGGAATGCACCGATCTCACTTACGTGATCGGCGTGATCAACATGCTGAATCGTTTCGGCGTGGGGTTCCGACGCGCACCGGATTGA